The genomic DNA TGCATCACCTGCCCTGCCTGCTCGACCATCTCGCCACCGGCGCGCACGCGCGACACCGAGTCGCCGATCAGCGTGCGGATCTCCTTGGACGCGCCCGCGCAGCGCTGCGAGAGATCGCGCACATCGCCCGCGACTACCGCGAAGCCACGTCCGTGCTCGCCGGCCCGCGCGGCTTCCACCGCCGCGTTGAGGGCGAGGATATTGGTCTGGAACGCGATCTTCTCGATCACGTCGATGATGTCGACGATCTTGTTGGCGCTGGCGTCGATCGCCTGCATGGTGCTGGCCACGCGCGCCACCGCGTCGCTGCCACGCTCGGCCAGGCCGGTGGCGTTGCTGGCCAGGTCATTGGCCTCGCGCGCGCTGTCCGCATTCTGGCGCACCGTGCCCGTGAGTTCCTCCATGCTGGACGCCGTCTCCTCGAGCGATGCAGCCTGCTGCTCCGTGCGCTGCGACAGATCGCTGTTGCCGCTGGCAATCTGCTTGCTGGCAGCGGCAATGGAGTCGGCCCCGCCACGTACGTCGGCCACCATCGCGGCGAGGCTTTCCTGCATGCGGCCGAGCATGGCAAGCATGCGGCCGGTTTCGCTGCGCTCGCCCTCGGCACCGGAAGCAGAGGCGGAGGCGGAGGCGGCGCCATCCGCCTTCGCGCCAAGATCGCCGGCGGCGATACGCTCGAAGCGGGCAATGGCCACATCCAGCGGCCCCACGATGGAGCGGCGCAGGCGCCAGGCCACCACGGTGCTGAAGCACAGGCCGAACAGCAGCACGCCGATCGACAGCGAGCGCAGCGTGGTGTAGCGCTCCTGCGAGCCGTGATAGACCTCCTGCGCACCGGCGAGCTGCAGCTTGCCCAGTTCGGTGTTGACGGCCGTAAAGGCAATATCAAGCTTGGGAATGGTCTCCAGCACAGCGCGCATCACCGCCTCCCGGTCGCCTTGCTTGAGCGCCGCGATCATCGGCGACACGCCTTGCGTGAACAACGCCTCACGCTTGGCGGCTACGTCCGCGGCCGCGCGGGCTTCCTCCGCTGAACGCGGCAACGCCAGGTAGGCCTGCCAGGCGGCGTCGGACTGGCGCGCAAACCCCTGCGCGGTATCGGCGCGCGCACGGGCGTCGGCGGGATCGGCGGCAAAGGTGGCCTGGTCGAGCAAGACGCGTACGAGCAACTGGTTGGAACGCGCCTCGGCCAGGTTGACCGCGGCGGCGAGTTGCTGCTGGTAGATCTGCCGCGTGGCGTCATTGCTGCGCGACATGCCAAGCCAGCCTACGGCCCCGACAATCAGCAACAATGCATTGGTGACGATAGTCAGAATCCACAATCTTGTGCCGATAGTAGTGTTGCGAAACATGAGGGCTCCCCGTTGGATTTAGTGCTGATGCGGCTGCGTTTTTGGCCGCCCCGCTATAACGGCGCCCCTCGCCGCGCCTTGACCCCGCGCATGCTGATATTCAGTCGTGCAAAATGGTCAGTAATGCGAATGTGCGCGGTAAGCATTCCGGGGTGCATCAGCGTGCGCATCTGGCAACGCCGCACGGGCGTATAGAGGATCGCCTCAAGACAAAACAGACAGAATCGGGCAACACTTTGCGCATGACACCGTCAACAATCGATCCCGGCCTGATCCTGCTGGCATTCGCGCCGGTCTTCCTGCTGACCATCGGCGCGGAGGCCTGGTACTGGGCGCGCCGCG from Cupriavidus sp. D39 includes the following:
- a CDS encoding methyl-accepting chemotaxis protein, producing the protein MFRNTTIGTRLWILTIVTNALLLIVGAVGWLGMSRSNDATRQIYQQQLAAAVNLAEARSNQLLVRVLLDQATFAADPADARARADTAQGFARQSDAAWQAYLALPRSAEEARAAADVAAKREALFTQGVSPMIAALKQGDREAVMRAVLETIPKLDIAFTAVNTELGKLQLAGAQEVYHGSQERYTTLRSLSIGVLLFGLCFSTVVAWRLRRSIVGPLDVAIARFERIAAGDLGAKADGAASASASASGAEGERSETGRMLAMLGRMQESLAAMVADVRGGADSIAAASKQIASGNSDLSQRTEQQAASLEETASSMEELTGTVRQNADSAREANDLASNATGLAERGSDAVARVASTMQAIDASANKIVDIIDVIEKIAFQTNILALNAAVEAARAGEHGRGFAVVAGDVRDLSQRCAGASKEIRTLIGDSVSRVRAGGEMVEQAGQVMQEMVGAVRRVSGIMGGISSASDEQSRGIEQVNQAVAQMDGMTQQNAALVEQAAAAAASLEDQAQRLTGLMSAFRVA